A window of Novosphingobium terrae contains these coding sequences:
- a CDS encoding diacylglycerol/lipid kinase family protein produces the protein MSIHKTVQLFYNPQAGSYSDATITRLLQAFREAGARVHLTPSVDTPPVIDPAATHICIAGGDGTVRHVAEAVVRANRQIPVAIYPAGTANLLAREGKLGRRPARLAQALVDGPTRRHSPVQAGDNLFFACASVGPDSLAVAAVASSLLKQQIGRFAYVAAIARLLRKWPRHRITLRANGRSWDCEAVYIAKGRYYAGPWSFAPQAKGDDGKLHVVALRRASRREFLRFYWRMLGGADVVRDKNVIAFSCTQLSLQSDDPLPVQADGDVVASCPIDVSIHETPVHIC, from the coding sequence ATGAGTATCCATAAAACCGTCCAGCTTTTCTACAATCCGCAGGCCGGAAGCTACAGCGACGCGACCATCACCCGCCTGCTGCAGGCCTTTCGCGAGGCTGGCGCCCGTGTCCATCTCACGCCGAGCGTGGATACGCCCCCGGTCATCGATCCGGCTGCGACCCATATCTGCATCGCCGGGGGCGACGGCACGGTGCGGCATGTCGCGGAAGCTGTGGTGCGCGCCAACCGGCAGATTCCGGTCGCCATCTATCCGGCCGGGACGGCCAATCTGCTGGCGCGGGAAGGCAAGCTTGGCCGGCGCCCGGCGCGCCTTGCGCAGGCGCTGGTCGATGGCCCGACACGCCGGCACAGTCCGGTCCAGGCGGGTGACAATCTGTTTTTCGCCTGCGCCAGCGTGGGGCCGGACAGTCTGGCGGTTGCCGCTGTGGCATCGTCCCTGCTCAAGCAGCAGATCGGGCGGTTTGCCTATGTCGCCGCCATCGCGCGCCTTCTGCGCAAGTGGCCAAGGCACCGCATCACCCTTCGCGCCAATGGTCGCTCATGGGATTGTGAGGCGGTCTATATTGCGAAGGGGCGGTACTATGCCGGTCCCTGGAGCTTTGCGCCTCAGGCCAAGGGCGATGATGGCAAGCTGCATGTCGTTGCGCTCCGGCGGGCGAGTCGGCGCGAATTCCTCCGCTTTTATTGGCGCATGCTGGGCGGCGCGGATGTGGTGCGCGACAAGAACGTGATTGCTTTCTCCTGCACGCAGCTGTCGCTGCAATCGGACGATCCGTTGCCCGTGCAGGCCGATGGGGATGTGGTGGCGTCTTGCCCCATCGATGTCTCGATCCATGAGACTCCGGTCCATATCTGCTGA
- a CDS encoding MFS transporter: protein MDRRLLMLALGMFALGTDSFVIAGVLPEISRNFHVSIGAAGQLTTVYAIAYALLSPVAAAAFAHVERKRLMLSGLAVFIIANLATAWAPSFAFALVARALAGLGAAIYAPIATGAGASIVAPEKRGFALSMVIAGLTASTALGAPIGTVIGGLGDWRYTMIFVSAISVVSALGITAFLKNVPLPPAITLQQRLAPFADRRIGLTLLTTLLVQCGNFAVYTYFAVIFDRATGGNPLVLGALLVLWGTSGTVMNLAGGRVIDRIGTRRILNTMLVMLILTMTSLSWAGASLPTAILVIALYGANSWGQLAAQQHRLVSTMPGAASIVLGLNTSATYIGVASAGVIGAASLNLVGAHNIGWVSFALYGGALVAAEMAHRAIANHRHAAPVPEMVAAKA, encoded by the coding sequence ATGGACCGCCGTCTGTTGATGCTGGCTCTGGGCATGTTTGCCCTGGGGACCGACAGTTTTGTCATCGCCGGCGTGCTGCCGGAAATCTCGCGCAATTTCCACGTCAGCATTGGCGCTGCAGGACAGCTGACGACCGTTTACGCGATCGCCTATGCGCTCTTGTCGCCGGTCGCTGCGGCGGCATTCGCGCATGTCGAGCGCAAGCGGCTGATGCTGTCCGGCCTTGCTGTCTTCATCATCGCCAACCTCGCCACCGCCTGGGCGCCGAGCTTTGCTTTTGCGCTGGTGGCGCGGGCTCTGGCAGGATTGGGAGCGGCCATCTATGCCCCCATCGCCACAGGCGCCGGAGCCAGCATTGTCGCCCCTGAAAAGCGTGGTTTCGCCCTGTCCATGGTCATCGCGGGGCTGACAGCCTCGACAGCGCTGGGCGCGCCGATCGGCACGGTGATCGGCGGGCTGGGTGACTGGCGCTATACGATGATCTTCGTCTCGGCGATCAGCGTGGTCAGCGCGCTGGGCATCACGGCCTTTCTCAAAAATGTGCCTCTGCCGCCCGCGATCACCCTGCAGCAGCGACTGGCGCCTTTCGCAGACCGTCGCATCGGACTCACCTTGCTGACGACCCTGCTGGTGCAATGCGGCAATTTTGCCGTCTACACCTATTTCGCGGTGATTTTCGACCGGGCGACGGGCGGCAATCCGCTGGTGCTGGGCGCGCTTCTGGTGCTGTGGGGCACGTCTGGCACGGTGATGAACCTTGCCGGGGGGCGTGTGATCGACAGGATCGGGACCCGGCGCATCCTCAACACCATGCTGGTGATGCTGATCCTGACCATGACGAGTCTGTCCTGGGCCGGGGCCTCGCTGCCGACTGCCATTCTGGTTATTGCGCTTTATGGCGCCAACAGCTGGGGGCAATTGGCCGCGCAACAGCACCGGCTGGTTTCAACAATGCCGGGCGCGGCCTCGATTGTCCTCGGGCTCAACACGTCGGCGACCTATATCGGTGTTGCCTCGGCGGGGGTGATCGGTGCGGCCAGCCTGAACCTTGTCGGGGCGCATAACATCGGTTGGGTCAGCTTCGCGCTCTATGGCGGCGCCTTGGTGGCGGCGGAGATGGCGCACCGCGCCATTGCCAACCACCGGCATGCGGCTCCTGTGCCCGAGATGGTCGCTGCCAAGGCTTGA
- a CDS encoding efflux RND transporter periplasmic adaptor subunit yields MNQLTELDAAEAPVIAQPTRSRARVWLATGAAIAVLVAAGQFGSSLFATATPPPPPPPSVSVSAPLQRAIDQRLNFLGQFAATSQVEIRAQVGGTLKAVNFKDGSVVQRGALLFQIDPVPYQIKVDQARAELEAANARLSLATRELTRAEELKATDAGSAQNVDQKRAEKASAAAAVNGARATLHDAMFDLDKTRVYAPFTGRIGTHLVSAGNLVAGSRAATSPTTLLTTLVSIDPVWLNFDMSEADYAAFQRDRPKGALANKVEVALGGDGAFTRQGTLDFLDNSIDRASGTIHARATLSNADTTLTPGAFGRVRLAVSGARPALLVPDAAVLTDQGDHAVYVVGKDNVVAQKKVTIGDLRGGLRVITSGLTAQDRVVVDGIPAVKPGAPITPQAGVIRFDAEQD; encoded by the coding sequence ATGAACCAGCTTACAGAACTCGACGCCGCCGAAGCCCCGGTCATCGCGCAGCCAACGCGATCCCGGGCCAGGGTCTGGCTGGCAACCGGCGCGGCCATCGCCGTGCTTGTCGCTGCCGGTCAATTCGGCTCCAGCCTCTTCGCCACGGCGACCCCGCCGCCACCGCCGCCGCCCAGCGTGTCGGTCAGCGCACCGTTGCAGCGCGCCATCGATCAGCGCCTCAACTTCCTCGGCCAGTTCGCGGCGACCAGCCAGGTCGAAATCCGCGCTCAGGTCGGCGGCACGCTCAAGGCGGTGAACTTCAAGGATGGCTCGGTGGTGCAGCGCGGCGCCCTGCTGTTCCAGATCGATCCGGTGCCCTATCAGATCAAGGTCGATCAGGCCCGCGCCGAGCTGGAGGCCGCCAATGCCCGCCTTTCGCTCGCCACCCGCGAACTGACCCGCGCCGAGGAGCTGAAGGCGACGGATGCCGGATCGGCGCAGAATGTCGATCAGAAGCGTGCCGAAAAAGCCTCCGCCGCAGCGGCGGTCAATGGCGCGCGTGCGACACTGCATGACGCCATGTTCGATCTCGACAAGACCCGCGTCTATGCGCCTTTCACCGGGCGGATCGGCACGCATCTGGTCTCGGCGGGCAATCTGGTGGCCGGCAGCCGCGCTGCCACCAGCCCCACCACCTTGCTCACCACCTTGGTCTCGATCGATCCGGTCTGGCTGAACTTCGACATGAGCGAGGCCGATTACGCCGCCTTCCAGCGGGACCGCCCCAAGGGCGCACTGGCCAACAAGGTCGAGGTGGCGCTGGGCGGCGATGGCGCCTTCACCCGGCAGGGCACGCTCGACTTTCTGGACAACAGCATCGACCGGGCCAGCGGCACGATCCATGCCCGCGCCACGCTGAGCAATGCCGATACCACGCTGACCCCCGGCGCCTTCGGGCGCGTGCGTTTGGCTGTCTCGGGCGCGCGCCCGGCGCTGCTGGTGCCCGATGCGGCGGTGCTGACCGATCAGGGCGACCATGCCGTTTATGTCGTCGGCAAGGACAATGTGGTCGCTCAGAAGAAGGTCACCATCGGCGATCTGCGCGGCGGCCTGCGTGTCATCACCTCGGGACTTACGGCGCAGGACAGGGTCGTCGTTGACGGCATTCCTGCGGTCAAGCCCGGCGCTCCGATCACCCCTCAGGCCGGCGTGATCCGGTTCGACGCAGAGCAGGATTGA